From Oculatellaceae cyanobacterium:
CACAGATAACGCTAGCTTCTTTATTAATGGCAACCAGTTAAGCATCAACACCTCCCCCGACTTTGAAACCAAATCAAGTTATAACATCCGGGTGCAGACAACTGACGCTGGTGGATTAAGCTATGACAAGGAACTGACCATCGCTGTTAACAATGTAAACGAAGCCCCAATTGTAGGGAATGCGATCGCCGATCAAAACACCACAGTAAATACTGTCTTCAATTATAATTTTGATGCCAATAGCTTCAGCGATCCAGATGGCGATGCCCTCACCTACAGTGCCACTCAAAGCGATGGCAACTCCTTACCCACTTGGTTAAGGTTCGATTCACTCACACGCACCTTTAACGGTACTCCAGGCATTAACGATGCTGGCAATCTCAGTATCAGAGTTACTGCTAACGATAATGGCAGTTTATCTGCAAGCGATAATTTTGTAATTGCGATCGCTAATCCTGGTCAAGGAACAGATGCGGCTGAATCTTTTACCACAACATCAGCACAAGACACCATTAATGCTGCGGGTGGTAATGATACTGTTACCTCTAGCGTTGCTAATCTGCAACAAAATGATGCTCTTGATGGTGGTACTGGTATTGATACCTTTGTACTCACAGGTGGTAGTAGTTCCGATACCATTAGTATTACTGCTACTAATACTACTAATCAATTAATTAGTGGTATTCCTGGGGCAGTCCTGAAGAATTTGGAAAATTTTGATTTAAGTGGTTTTGCAGGCAAAGCGACAATCACAGGTGGAACTGCCGCCGATATCCTAATTAGTGGTGTTGGTAACGACACACTTAATGGTGGTGCTGGCAATGATAGCTTAATTGGTGGTGCTGGTGCAGATACCATGATTGGTGGTACTGGTAACGATGCGTACTATGTGGATAACCTCGCAGATAGCATCAGTGAAAATGCTAATGAAGGTACAGACATCGTTGATAGCACTATCAGTTTCACCTTAGCTAACAACGTCGAAAACCTCGCATTACAAGGCACAACGGCTATTAATGGTACTGGTAATGACCTGAATAATACGATTACAGGTAACAGTGCTGCCAACATTCTTACAGGTGGTGCTGGTACAGATATCCTCAATGGTGGTGCTGGTGCAGATACTATGATTGGTGGTACTGGTAACGATGCTTACTATGTGGATAACCTCGCAGATAGCATCAGTGAAAAGGCTAATGAAGGTACAGACATCGTTGATAGCACTATCAGTTTCACCTTAGCTAACAACGTTGAAAACCTCACATTACAAGGCACAACGGCTATTAATGGTACTGGTAATGACCTGAATAATACGATTACAGGTAACAGTGCTGCCAACATTCTTACAGGTGGTGCTGGTGCAGATATTCTCACAGGTAATGCAGGTGCAGACACCCTGACTGGCGGTACTGGCAATGATAATCTTTATATGGGTTTAAATGATAATGCCGTAGATATCGTTAACTATGGCTTGGGTGATGGTGCAGATACCATCTATCAGTTTGTGCGTGGTGTCGGCGGCGATCGCATTCAATTCACAAGTATTAATAATATTGATGTAGTAACATCAGGTACTAATACTCTCCTGCGAGTTGGTGATGGCATTACTGGTAATACTGGTTTTGGAACTGGTCAATTATTAGCGACATTATCAGCGACATCTGGTTTCACGAATACTGATGTCAACCAAAATCTGTTTGGTTCTAATTTCTTGTTCAGTTAACGCGCCTTAAAAATTTATCGGCTGAAGCAAGGTTCTAATATAACCTGGGAGAGGGATACGCACTCTCCCAGGTTATATTAGGCTCAAAGACAGTTACAGCAATATAAAACCTAGATTAACCTCAAAGTTTTTTGCTGACTCTTTTTGAGCCTATTTTATTAATCTGATCAAAGTAAATTATGGAGTATCAGCTACGCGCTTTACTTCTCATTCGTCTTGCTCACCTTAACGATTCGCGCCAAAATGAAGAAAAGTAAATATTGATATCCTCTTTAAAAAATTTTATTAACAATGGCGCTGTCACAGCTAAATAATACAGTCTCAACTCCACAACCCACCGCACCAGAGCTAAGTTTTGATTACGACTTAGCAATTGTGGGGGGTGGAATTGTGGGTGCAACCCTTGCTGCTGCCTTAAAAAACTCTGGACTAAAAGTAGCTTTAATTGAATCTCAACTTCATTCTGCTGCTGTAGCAAAAGGAAGAGCTTACGCGATTTCTCTGCTATCCGGTCGTATTTTTGAGGGAATTGGCATTTGGCAGAAGATTTTGCCACAAATCACCACATTTAACCAGGTTCAAATATCTGATGCTGATTATGCGGGTGTAGTACATTTCCAACCTCAAGATGTAGGTACTGATGGTGTGGGTTATGCAGCAGAACATCGGGTATTGTTAACCGCTTTGCAGGATTATCTCAAAGATTGCCCTAATGTATCTTGGTTGTGTCCCGCAGAAGTAATTAGTGCTGAATATCAAGCAGATGGCGTGGAATTAGAAGTGATGCAGAAGGGGAAGGGCGATATAACCCCCCCCTACCCTCCCGAAATTCAGGGGGGAGTTGAAGGAAAATTTAAAATTCGTACTCGTTTATTAGTAGCGGCTGATGGGGCGCGATCGCCAATTCGTAATGCTGCTAGTATTACTACACAAGGTTGGGCTTATTGGCAATCTTGCGTAGTGGCAACAATTAAACTAGAAAAACCCCACAATAATATTGCTTACGAACGCTTTTGGCACACTGGCCCAATGGGAGTATTACCTTTACCAGGCAATCGTTGTCAAGTAGTTTGGACTAATCCCCATGCAGAAGCTAAAGCTTTACAAGAATTAGACAAAGCTGAGTTTCTGGCAAAGTTAGAAGAATATACAGGTGGTTTATTAGGGCGTTTGGAATTAATTAGCGATCGCTTTATTTTTCCAGTACAGCTAATGCAGAGCGATCGCTATACCATCCCACGACTTGCACTAATTGGTGATGCTGCCCACTGCTGCCATCCCGTCGCCGGACAAGGAATGAACTTAGGTATCCGAGATGCCGCAGCCCTAGCCCAAGTATTAACAGATGCTCATCAACAACAAGAAGATATTGGTTCTTTAACCGTCTTAGAACGTTATGAAAGCTGGCGTAAGCACGAAAACACCACAATTTTGGCATTCACCGATTTTTTAAATCGAATGTTTTCTAATAATTGGCTGCCCTTGGTTGTTGTTCGTCGCTTAGGTTTATGGATGTTGCAACACATTCATCCTATTAAAACCTACGCCTTACAACTTATGACTGGTTTAAGAGGTCGTCCTCCAAAGCTGGCTTCTCGTTAAAAAATACTTCAGGCTGAAAAGGAGTCGCCTCTGTTTGATTACCATTAGAAAATCCGGTAGTCAAACTCTTAGCAGCTTGAACCACATCCGAAGGCAACATAATAATTGTTGTCGTATTATTTTCCGCTCCAATTTCTGTTAGCATTTGCAAACGGCGCAGCTCTAAAGCTGCTGGATTAGCAGAGATATTTCGAGAAGCTTCTGCTAACTTAATAGATGCTTCCTGTTCTGCTGAAGCTTTAATTATACGGGCGCGTTTTTCCCGAACTGCTTCCGCTTCCTTAGCCATTGCCCGTTGCATAGCAAGTGGAATTTCTACATCTTTCATTTCCACCCGCTCAATTACCACACCCCAAGGCTCCGTAATTTCGTCTACAATTTCTTGAACTTTGGTGTTAATTTTATCTCGGTTTTGTAAAACGTCATCAAGGATATTTTGACCAACAACATTGCGTAAAGTTGTTAAAGCTGTTTGATAAACTGCCGTGTTGTAATTTTCAACTTTATTTATCGCCTTAGAAGCGTCAATTAAGCGGTAGTATAGAACAGCATTAACTTTAATTGTTACACTGTCAGCAGTAATAGTTTCTTGAGGCTCAATATTGACAGTTTTAGTACGGACATCAACTTGAGTTTTTTGGTCTACCCAAGGTATAATCCAATACATTCCTGGCCCCATCACACCTTTAACTCTACCCAGTCGAAAGATTACCCCGCGTTCATATTCTCTGTCTAGCTTTATTCCTGATAGAGCTATAAACAAAGCGAAAGCAAAAACAGTACCTATAACAGAGCCCATATCTAGTTCACCTAATCTAGGTAACTCTATTCTATACAAGAAAAAAGATGGCTATGGCTCATCTGAGCTCAGACATTAACAACCTTAATATTTATTCTGTTTTCTCCTCTCTCTGGTGGTTCTAGCTATTTATTGATAATTGTTAATTGCTAATTGGAAAATACATCTTCTTGCTGGAAATTAAATATATAGTCGTAATCAAACATTAAAGAGTTGGGATGACGAATTATAGAAAATCCAAAATTAGTCACCATTTCTGTAGTAAAAGTGACTATTACAAGCTCTATTAACTTCTTTTGCGATATTTTTGGTTCTTGCACAAAATAATCACGCTTATCAAAAAAGCCTTTCTTAACTTTAGGTGTCACTATTCCATTAAGTTCATGAGTATGCTGGATTGGCTTAATATAAGTACTAAAAAACTCTTCTTGGTTTTTTTGAAGTTGATATAATCTTTCATGCTGCCACCAACTCATTTTAAACAACATTTTTAACAATTCAAAACCTAAGATATAATTAAATACATTATTTCGCTCTTTGGTATCACTTACTAATCGCAATGCAGATTCCAAATATAATTCTGGTTTTCTGCGAACATCTTGAGATGAATGAATAAAAAATTGTCTAATATAGCTCCTCAAAATACCTTCACTTAA
This genomic window contains:
- a CDS encoding putative Ig domain-containing protein — its product is LATGDVFTFASNNTTPLTFTGGTITHLLSIDGTTGQLSTSNPITLSMPITAASTYIGSPTVGIFSGYNRAVIHTGSRVYNIDLPSGTVTDLGAMSKPNWVSTESWAVWGVAEYFNNAVHLAYVDTSPLHTIERISVPNGVTETIATFNNLSDMAAFTVSPSNNRWYFHNENNSQFRSGDETIGYADATFAMGGGGIADQNAIGNTAFNFTFAANTFSDPDGNSLSYSATRSDGTPLPSWLSFNSGTRTFSGTPTNSNAGMLGVRVTATDGSLSVSDDFVINVASGNSTPSDISLSATSINENVPASTVVGNFSTVDPDIGNTFTYSLVSGTLSTDNASFSIVNGNQLRINSSPDFETQSSYNIRVGTTDQGGLTYEKSLTVNLNNVNETPTDLSLSATNVNENVAANTIIGNFSTVDPDTGETFTYSLVTGTLSTDNASFFINGNQLSINTSPDFETKSSYNIRVQTTDAGGLSYDKELTIAVNNVNEAPIVGNAIADQNTTVNTVFNYNFDANSFSDPDGDALTYSATQSDGNSLPTWLRFDSLTRTFNGTPGINDAGNLSIRVTANDNGSLSASDNFVIAIANPGQGTDAAESFTTTSAQDTINAAGGNDTVTSSVANLQQNDALDGGTGIDTFVLTGGSSSDTISITATNTTNQLISGIPGAVLKNLENFDLSGFAGKATITGGTAADILISGVGNDTLNGGAGNDSLIGGAGADTMIGGTGNDAYYVDNLADSISENANEGTDIVDSTISFTLANNVENLALQGTTAINGTGNDLNNTITGNSAANILTGGAGTDILNGGAGADTMIGGTGNDAYYVDNLADSISEKANEGTDIVDSTISFTLANNVENLTLQGTTAINGTGNDLNNTITGNSAANILTGGAGADILTGNAGADTLTGGTGNDNLYMGLNDNAVDIVNYGLGDGADTIYQFVRGVGGDRIQFTSINNIDVVTSGTNTLLRVGDGITGNTGFGTGQLLATLSATSGFTNTDVNQNLFGSNFLFS
- a CDS encoding FAD-dependent hydroxylase; translation: MALSQLNNTVSTPQPTAPELSFDYDLAIVGGGIVGATLAAALKNSGLKVALIESQLHSAAVAKGRAYAISLLSGRIFEGIGIWQKILPQITTFNQVQISDADYAGVVHFQPQDVGTDGVGYAAEHRVLLTALQDYLKDCPNVSWLCPAEVISAEYQADGVELEVMQKGKGDITPPYPPEIQGGVEGKFKIRTRLLVAADGARSPIRNAASITTQGWAYWQSCVVATIKLEKPHNNIAYERFWHTGPMGVLPLPGNRCQVVWTNPHAEAKALQELDKAEFLAKLEEYTGGLLGRLELISDRFIFPVQLMQSDRYTIPRLALIGDAAHCCHPVAGQGMNLGIRDAAALAQVLTDAHQQQEDIGSLTVLERYESWRKHENTTILAFTDFLNRMFSNNWLPLVVVRRLGLWMLQHIHPIKTYALQLMTGLRGRPPKLASR
- a CDS encoding slipin family protein, with translation MGSVIGTVFAFALFIALSGIKLDREYERGVIFRLGRVKGVMGPGMYWIIPWVDQKTQVDVRTKTVNIEPQETITADSVTIKVNAVLYYRLIDASKAINKVENYNTAVYQTALTTLRNVVGQNILDDVLQNRDKINTKVQEIVDEITEPWGVVIERVEMKDVEIPLAMQRAMAKEAEAVREKRARIIKASAEQEASIKLAEASRNISANPAALELRRLQMLTEIGAENNTTTIIMLPSDVVQAAKSLTTGFSNGNQTEATPFQPEVFFNEKPALEDDLLNQS